Proteins found in one Bicyclus anynana chromosome 26, ilBicAnyn1.1, whole genome shotgun sequence genomic segment:
- the LOC128199513 gene encoding uncharacterized protein LOC128199513 produces MFPHSKTMNSGFLNPQAMQPKEETYHRRITNNFEEVKSLTMFQPTPKEAFTWLLDQGLDTENSNPCDGSIVQGFLTQNHDNKLLEPSSYADKGLDIFFRDQAFCIIIYT; encoded by the exons atgtttcctcactccaaaaccatgaactctggtttcctaaaccctcaagctatgcagcCGAAGGAGGAGACTTATCACAg gagaatcactaataattttgaagaagtgaagagcttaacaatgtttcaaccaacacctaaagaagctttcacttggcTGTTAGATCAAGGGCTGGATACAGAAAACAGTAATCCTTGTGATGGCAGTATTGTCCAAGGATTCCTCACTCAAAACCATGATAACAAGTTGCTAgaaccctcaagctatgcagacaaaggactggatatattttttcgtgaccaagccttctgtataattatttatacttaa